ATGCTAGAAATCCAGATCAAATACAACTGTTGACCAGATGTTTCTTGGATGACAAAATGTTATGCTCAAAGCTCCCCGGAAGCTATTCAGGGATGATAGCTGTATCTTCAGTTATTGGAAATGAATATGACGGCTGGTTGCAACAACTGGATTGGTTTATTCCAATATACACAGAAAAGTGTATAATCATCCATTTTCTCACAGGGTAATGAGTTGAATGTTTAGTTAACTATGCGGCGAGTCTTTAGGCTCAGAGTAAAGTGGGAGGGGGATCACGGCAAGGGAActgtgtttacatttacatttagggcatgtAGCCGACTTTGATTAACTGATATCATGCTTTTGCTACTTTTCTATTTGTTTCTAGACTGTTATATGATGTATTCATACATGCTTTGCGTCTGGTTCAAGGTTCAAGTCTGAGCCCGCTGACGAAATAGTCGTTGCATTTGGCAGTGCAGAATTCGCGCCTCCGGGCTACCCccaatgtttacaacttcttGGGGCGGTGTATTTGCCGACACAGGTGCAAAGTATTCGACCTGATATAAACGGACTGGGATACTCAGAGGGGTCCTTAAATCAACATGATGCAATACCGACCGTTTTTTTAAAGATACTGAAATCGGTTTCACAGAAATTAACAGTGTGAGAATCACAAGgggtatttctaacatacatgcatgtaaccctattctagtagtacccccagatgcaattattaaccctaaaaaaaccTTGAAGTTTTTACCTTTCTGCAGATAGTCGGGTCCGTAATCGTCTCGAACTGCCTGGGGCATCTTCTCCCAGATCCTCTGGTTGCTCTGCCAGTGGGCCTCGTAGGCTGTGACAGCCGTCCTGAAGAAGCCTGGCTCGATGGCGCACACTTTCACCCCAAACGGTAACATGCTGATTCTGGAAAGAAAAGAGTCCTCCAACcctttaggcaaggcaaggcaactttatttatatagcacttttcatacacaaggcagactcaaagtgcttcacatataaatattgtcataaaataaaataaaataagtaaaagaaaaacatatgcaaagaaatgagtaaaatagagaaaataaagggaaagttaaaaaggcattttagtaataaaatagaaattaaaggcaaagttaaaaaaaagctttttagaaagtgtaatgtatttaagatttagcagaaagctaaagcaaacatggtagtcttcaatcttgttttaaaaggtgttcagagttggggcaagtcttaaatccttaGGGAGTtcattccagctatttgttgcatagtaactaaatcctggtctcagaagatcttagcgttggcttatgtagtggaggcatatcagttaaatattttgggcctaaaccatgtagggatttataggtcaccaacatgattttaaaatcaattctccgacctacaggaagccaatgtaacaatttaagaattggtttaagatcagatcaacagtctctctggtttGAACacaatttgcagagtatgtgggtggcctgtaaataattaatgggagaactctgggggagcatttcaatacagcacaaaggtattcgaatgatggaaaatcaccaaataacatccgtttcccctgaaaaacatttttaaatatagcagcaacccctccacctctttttcaaGATCTACATGcgtcaaaaaagttatagttgggaggagctgtctctatcagaacggttgcactgttattttgttccagccatgtttcagttaaaaacataaaatccagtttagaggtggtaataaaatcatcaactaaaaatgatttgttattaagagacccaacattaagtagacccatcctgatggtgttgttgataggctttaaggttgtttttggtttggaggcaacatgtatgagatttgtgaggttagcagtgtgtttaagtttccctttgtttactcttagtggttacagcaggaatgcaaaagttgccatgttttgacgtgggcaaccttgggttcagcagattatgcaaaacttcctttatactgtgtctacggctgaacaaTGTTCAAATACCTTGGCACAGAGATCGACCAACGTCTGTCCTTTAGCCAGCATGCAGATGGGGTTTACAAGAAGGGACAACAACGTATGCATCTCCTGAGGAAACTAGACACCTTCAATGTCAGTAAAGACATTTTGTCAACTGCCTACCAATCTCTGGTGGAATCCATCATCACTTGCAACATTACATCCTGGTACGGCTTCCTCACAAACGCAAGCAAAAGCAGACTTAATAGATTAactaagcaagcaagcaagctaatAGGAATACACCAGAAAGCGCTGGAGGATCTGTATATCCAGGCAGTGGGAAGGAAGACCAACTCCATCCTCTTAgatccctcccacccactccaTCCTTGTTTTGATCTACTTCCTTCTGGCAGAAGATTCAGAATGCCTTTGGCCAGGAAAGCTATCTACAAAAAATCATTCATCCccatagctatacacacacagaacactcattcctcaaagaacacacacacacacacacacacacacacacacacacacacacacacacacacacacacacacacacacacacacacacacacacacacacacacacacacacacacacacacacacacacacaccccccccccccccccccccccctccaagccttcagtcaaaagacaattttctagtatggcaacatactagacaataaagctttttgaatcttgaatcttgaacccttttttgtctcagtaggctaatactcaggactactatcagtagcAATCTGAACACAGCACCAAGGGACGAGGAGGTAAAACTGTCTGGAGATTTATGGAGCCTTTGAAACGGTATCAGACCTGGGATAGTTCTGTGTAGCCGCCACAGGAAGTGCTTTGGATGTTTTTACTTGGATTATCTTGATTAGGGGTCGGCAATCTTTTCTTTGTAAAGGGCCATTTATGGTTAGAAATGGGTGTGGATAGCTGTCTGGAgcctcctcattttttttttgtaataggcTATTTAGTTACTTTAGCAATTAAATAGCCTGTATAGGCATATTCAACTTTTGAGTCTAACCCTTTCttaagtggggggggggactatgTATGACGTCATAAAAAAGGCTTTATACGTTCAAACAGCTCATCTGCTACTTCTTGTCCCCTCAAATGGTTATTAGGATGGGGGAGGCATGAAATGGTTTTGAAAAGCAGTTTTCTGTGATTTTCCAGGATATTACAGCTTTAGTTCAGCCATTTTGGATTAACTGCCACACATGTTAGCAGATGTTATTTGATTTGATCCTGATGAGACCATTTGGGATGTATTAAACAATGCTCGCTAAGTGTGTGTGATCCCGTTTCTCACAAATCCCATTAATATCTAATATATCTATTATAGATTCACACCTAAAGTCTGTTGGCAGACAAGCTGAAATTGTTCAGATCAATAATGAGGCTAGAGGCAGGGATCTCTGCCAACAGTAGCACACAGTTGTCAATGGCAAATTGGCTAACAAAAGAAACCATCAGAAATAGAGGTTAGAGAGTAAAAGAGAAAATCGGGCTCACAATTAACGAATATAATTGCTTCGAGGAATTAGAACACTGAATCgaacaaatgaaacaaaaatgGCTAAGAATTGCTAACGTGAATTAGCGAAAGATTTACCACTTCGAAACTTCGGTAAAAAGCAGACTTTGTGAACTCTCTTTTTTGCGGCGGCTGCTATGCTCCAACCTGAGGCTGTCGGTGAAGGACTCCACGGCGTACTTAGAGATGCAGTAGGCACCGGAGCAGGCACTGACTCTGCCGAACACGCTGGCCACGTTCACCACCCGGCCTCGGGACTTCTTGATGAGCGGCAGCACGCTCAGCGTCACGGCGACCACCCCGTCTATGTTGACCTCCATCATGCCCTTGTAGTCCTCAAAGGTCAGCCAATCCCATGGCGAAGACGGCGTGGCCACGCCGGCGTTGTTCACCACCGCCCACAGGCCTGaggaacgaacacacacacacacacacacacacacacacacacacacacacacacacacacacacacacacacacacacacacacacacacacgtagaactGTAAGATCGAGATTCCAGGAGTATTAATTTTCCGTTTCAAAAAAGGTGTTTCTGAACCAGTCTTAAATGATGAGATCATTTAAGACTGGTTCTCTGAACCACAGTGGGCCCAAGGGCCAGGTTTTCACACAAGCCATGGACAGAAACCACAACAGGGGGCGAGCCCTGGTGGCTCACGCGGGCTCAGTCCTGAATACAGTGACCCGGGTTCAAATCCTGTCCGTAGTCATTTgttgcatgtcctcccctccatctcccataccttcctctctatctcactctataataaatcataaaaatgtcggaaaaaatatatcttaaaaaaaaataaaccacaaCAGAGGGTTTCCTGCCGCTATAAAGTACTGTGGGAAACCCTGCCACGGAACCCAACGCACCGCGCTCTCCCACTTTGGCCTTGATCATGGCGGCCACCTTGGCGATGCTCTCCTGGCTGCGGACGTTGAGGTGCGCCGTGGTCATCCTGGAGGAGCAGCGCTTACGCAGGTCCTCCTCGCCCTTCTCCGTGAAGCAGCCGGCGATCACGCTGAAGCCCAGCGAGTCCAGGTGGCCCGCCAGCATGTTGCCGAAGCCCGAGTCGCAGCCCGTGATGTACACGTGCTTGGTGGCCTTGTCGCCCACGCGGGCCAACTCCCGCAGCCAGCGGTACAGGTAGTAGACGACGACCGCGCCCAGGACGTACAGGTACATGCCTGAACCGTCCAAGAAACAAGAGAGATCGGACACACTGTTGgttcttttattattattttttcaattttggTGGGAGATTTTTAaatgtgacatattataccatattatatatttctgtctgtgtgaTTACAAGACGTTTTGAAAAATCTGGCTCTTCTGATGTCACAAGTGAGCATGtcaacctagatgtgtgctggatagataagTCTACAAGCCtggcaacgtttgctacagtcaaAACGTTGCTTATCAGGTGAGCGTCGCCCacgtgatgtcagaagaggacgattttcaaaacggcttgtagcggctatTCACACCCACAGGTGTTGGTATAATAGGTTATCTTTAAAACCCAATTTCTTTTTCACTTTCGTTAAAAACCAGCTCACTACAGAATCATTTGTCTCAGGTTATATAGCCTGAGAGTGGTTTACTGTATCAATGACAATAGACATAGATTATTTTGAATGGAAAACGCAACAGACACcaaacgaccaaacaaaacCAACTTTGCACACAATGTTAAAATATTTACGTGGTCCATGAAGAAAGGACATTGCTTATAAAGCTCTACTGGGGAACAGGCCCACTGTTTGTTAATTGGTACTTGCATGCCGGCTGTGTGTAGGAAATCTGTACATAAATCTATCCTACACAATTATCTATATGAACACCCTTTACCTAGCCCACTAATACTGCCAATTTCATACTACTGCTGCTGAAACTGCAACAACTACTTTTAGTTGGGGTATAAAATGTTAGCATGCTGTGTTTCACATGTCTAACATGGTTCCATTACTACTGTGGCCCACTGCAAGAGAAGGTTCTGTAGTGTCTGTTCTAGCTaattgagggttagggtcagattATTTTATCTCTTGTCTTCACAAGTGCCAGGAAGGTAAGCTGTCATCAAAACCTTGAACCTTGACCACAATCTTTTCTCGTTATCTagttctccctcacacacacacacacacacacacacacacacacacacacacacacacacacacacacacacacacacacacacacacacacacacacacacaccaaagcttTCCAAATGTCCCAGAAAACTCACAGACCTACTTCATACCCTGCTGATATTTTTTTGAACCTGCTGTAGGGAGTAGATATAGTAGATATAGTAGATATAGTAGGGAGTAAACAGAGTGCAGGCCTTGCTGCTGCCATCCAGGTCTGTGTCTAGCGCACTGTACTGGATCCACACAGGACTGAACCATGCAGTAAATAGAGAAAGGCTTTGCTAAAAAAATCTCATCATCAGTCTTGGTTTTGCCTAAACGTTCACAACTCATTCAATAACCGTCTTTAATATGTCTTAATAGGCGTCAATCCATGTGTCTAGGAACGGTAGGCGGCATATAGGCCAATATATTGACCGCCAGCAATGCCTACATCTTGTCAAAAAAGTTACAAATGAATAATACTAATAACAAAAACATTGATTATTATTTCcgtcacacaaaaatacaaaacagaCGGCGCAGTGAAAGGAAAATGCTTACTTTCTGCTGAGTTAAAGCCTCCAGTCTTTAAGCTGAGGGAGATTTAAACCCAACGATCCCAGCTGCAAATTCACGTGTGGAGCGGAAAGTAGTGCTCCTTAATACTCTGTAGGGAAAGGGTTACACGGGGCGGTGCCATGGGGCGGTGCACTTTCTCTTGGTTCGTGTT
The nucleotide sequence above comes from Gadus chalcogrammus isolate NIFS_2021 chromosome 4, NIFS_Gcha_1.0, whole genome shotgun sequence. Encoded proteins:
- the dhrs9 gene encoding dehydrogenase/reductase SDR family member 9, giving the protein MYLYVLGAVVVYYLYRWLRELARVGDKATKHVYITGCDSGFGNMLAGHLDSLGFSVIAGCFTEKGEEDLRKRCSSRMTTAHLNVRSQESIAKVAAMIKAKVGERGLWAVVNNAGVATPSSPWDWLTFEDYKGMMEVNIDGVVAVTLSVLPLIKKSRGRVVNVASVFGRVSACSGAYCISKYAVESFTDSLRISMLPFGVKVCAIEPGFFRTAVTAYEAHWQSNQRIWEKMPQAVRDDYGPDYLQKVEPIIKSVPKMADADLMKVVHCMEHAVAGVSPRKRYSPGWDAKLFWLPLSYMPSCFVDYLLTFSAIPPAKAIK